The Cyanobacterium sp. T60_A2020_053 genome segment ATTCTTAACCATAAGGTATTTCTATCTTCTGGTAATTGATGAATCGCTACTATTCCACTATTGAAGCCTTCTGGCAGGAAATAAATACCCTTTTCCCAATTTTCTTTGGCATTCGCTCCAAATTGTTTTAGGAGAGTCGGGGAAATAGTCGGGGTGATAATCCATAAAAAAGCTGGTTTTCCTTCAATATTATCTTTTTTCGTTAAGTTTATGTCTCGATTTTGTACAGCAATTAATTTAAAAACACATTCTTTGATTTGTTGAGGGGTAACTGCATTACGATATACTTCTATTAAACAGGTGGAGTGCGCTAGTTTCCCTAATAATCCTAACGTCTCAGGTGTCGTTGGTACTGGTTTAGTAGGGGTGAATAACAAATCGACCTCCTTTTTCTCACTCAGAATATCAACAGAAGGCTCAACAATACCGTAGTCTTGATACAATTCCGGTAAATATTCTTTAGCAAACTCGTCATGGGGAAATTGAGACATTAGTCAAAAGGGCAAACAGTAAAGGGCAACGGATGAATTTAAAGATAGCTTGAAGTACCATTGAATTGAAAAGAAGGGATTTAAGAACCCTTCTTACAACGAAAATTAAATAGGAAAACGTTTCATTTTCAGAAAAGCCTCTTGGGCATTTTCTAATAACTGATAGTCAATACTATGAATTTGAGGAATTTGACATAATACATCCACCGTGCGCCGTAAAACTCGTACAATATCGCCCTCATCAAGGGTAGTGCTAGAACAAAGTTCATCCCATGTTACCCCTTGACACCAAGCCTCAGATAAACCAATTACATCCCTTTCCAAATACACAGGCATCGTCACCTCACGGCGATTTTGAGATTGATATAACTTGCGTCTCATTTCGGAAATTTCCTGCTCAGGATTGTAGGAATTATCGTCATCCATTTTCATTACCCCCAGCGCCCTCAACACCTCCAATGACGGTTGATAACTAACCCAAGTATCAAAACGGGGAGGCTCACTAATTAAAGCAGTGATAGCGGAGGCGAGATGATGGGGAGGTAAAGGATTTAGGCGCCCGGAAGTTAGCGCTAAAGCTAACCATAACTCATTTTCCCCTCGTAATACCGATGCCACTTCTCCTAATGTAGTGGGTTTGTAACCATCCAGCGCCCGAAACTCTTGCAAAATCTCAATTAGAGCCAAAAATTCTTGCCAATAATACGAACTATTGGACTTGAGACGCTGATACTGACTTTGAATTTTGGTTAATTCGTCTTTGATTTCTAGGCGTTTACGATTAGCGCGCATCAACACCCCAATTTTATCTACCTTATCCAACGGATGTTGTTTGATCAAATTTTCCACCGCTTCGATGCGTTTTTCTTGACTGATAATCTCTTCACTGGTGGTATTGTAAGGTTGCTCATATTCCTGAATTAAATTACTCACAGGGGCGCTATTTTCGTCTCCTTCGCCCCATTTACCCACACTAGGATTAGTTAGTTCTGGTAAGTATAAATTTTCTACTAAATTAGGGGGAATTGAAGCGGAGTTAATATCCACAACATCGCTAGGAGAGGCAACATACCAACAGTTATCCTTCCCTAAACAAAGTAAAAATTCTTGATTACTTTGGCTAATTTTTCCGACCAAAACCCCTTCCGTAACGTAAGCATTTTTGCGATTTTCACGGTTTAAACTCAAAATACTTCCTAATGGTAAATCAGCTAAAAAAGGCATAATTTGCTTTGCTCTTTCCTGTCGCCAATTTTTCTGAAATAACTTGAGGATTTTTTTCTCTTGTTTTAGCCTCTCTTTCAGTTTTTCATAACCTGCTAAATCTCTACTATTATGCCCAGCGAGGGTGACATCGAGGCGCGCTAATTCTCTGGTGTAATTAGACATTGCCTCTTCTTGAGGATTTAATTGTAATTTGGCTAAATATTCCGCAAAACTTAACTCTAATAGTTGTTTGGCTTCCGCTAAACTGTGTTTTTGTAACAGATTTAACACCATACCATAACTCGGAGTGAACCAACTCCGTAACGGTTCGGGGGGCGCTTTGGCTAACTGAGAAGCCATCATTACGCCTTCGTAGGGGGTTTGCACGGTGATAACGTACCCCACCTCATCCATACCCCTTCTTCCTGCCCTCCCAGCGATTTGCAGGAACTCTGAGG includes the following:
- a CDS encoding Rpn family recombination-promoting nuclease/putative transposase, whose protein sequence is MSQFPHDEFAKEYLPELYQDYGIVEPSVDILSEKKEVDLLFTPTKPVPTTPETLGLLGKLAHSTCLIEVYRNAVTPQQIKECVFKLIAVQNRDINLTKKDNIEGKPAFLWIITPTISPTLLKQFGANAKENWEKGIYFLPEGFNSGIVAIHQLPEDRNTLWLRILGKGNKQIKAIEEVKELPRDYPYRDSVLELVYGLLDKLETKQRQKQIKEDEVLIMSLRQIYRDKMAEIQRESEQRGKLEGKLEGKLEGEKQGKLKTVPLLRQLGMSVEEIATRLELPLEDVIKASQN
- a CDS encoding DEAD/DEAH box helicase; this translates as MNPLKLDFKTLFPFALDQFQVEAITLLDEGKSVLVSAPTGSGKTLIGEYAIYRALISGQRVFYTTPLKALSNQKFRDFQQKFGQNFNKELGIYREIGLITGDVSINADAPIVVMTTEIFRNMLYDTPIGQVGTSVRNVQSVVLDECHYINDPGRGTVWEESIIYCPPHIQLVALSATVGNPQQLCDWINNVRRYHFQQGDFSRCELVYSDFRPVPLKFYFSHSKGVENLFKDNKNTKLNPKLKPLLKTNKRGRFDRQNCPTIKGLVQQLNNQKMLPAIYIIFSRKGCDQAVDSLNYVNLVTVAESKNILLYLLNFLLLESIELQDKISDFARKEHEMTYDKIDNFIKKKENSGTELIEFLTAQPLLKERILRFLGDNSELVRANQLEPLTRGIAAHHAGILPAWKELVERLFEQGLIKIVFATATLAAGINMPARTTVISALRKRGDDGIRNLTPSEFLQIAGRAGRRGMDEVGYVITVQTPYEGVMMASQLAKAPPEPLRSWFTPSYGMVLNLLQKHSLAEAKQLLELSFAEYLAKLQLNPQEEAMSNYTRELARLDVTLAGHNSRDLAGYEKLKERLKQEKKILKLFQKNWRQERAKQIMPFLADLPLGSILSLNRENRKNAYVTEGVLVGKISQSNQEFLLCLGKDNCWYVASPSDVVDINSASIPPNLVENLYLPELTNPSVGKWGEGDENSAPVSNLIQEYEQPYNTTSEEIISQEKRIEAVENLIKQHPLDKVDKIGVLMRANRKRLEIKDELTKIQSQYQRLKSNSSYYWQEFLALIEILQEFRALDGYKPTTLGEVASVLRGENELWLALALTSGRLNPLPPHHLASAITALISEPPRFDTWVSYQPSLEVLRALGVMKMDDDNSYNPEQEISEMRRKLYQSQNRREVTMPVYLERDVIGLSEAWCQGVTWDELCSSTTLDEGDIVRVLRRTVDVLCQIPQIHSIDYQLLENAQEAFLKMKRFPI